The DNA region CCTGGAATCGCTTCTTTAACAGATGCTACAACGATGTCTCCGATTCTTCCGAATCTCTTTTTAGATCCACCTAGTACTCTGATTATCATTAATTTTTTTGCACCTGAGTTATCAGCAACGTTAAGGATAGTTTGTTGTTGTACCATTAAATTATCCTCCTCTCACAATAATTGGAATTATCTAGCTTTCTCAACAATCTCTACTAGTCTCCATCTTTTATCTCTTGATAATGGTCTAGTTTCCATAATTCTTACTCTATCTCCAGTTTGAGCTACATTATTTTCATCGTGAGCTTTAAACTTAGTAGTGCTTTTTACTCTCTTCTTATAGATTGGGTGTAAAGCCATTGTTTCTATTGCAACAACGATAGTTTTATCCATTTTA from Candidatus Fusobacterium pullicola includes:
- the rpsQ gene encoding 30S ribosomal protein S17, with translation MRNERKVREGIVVSDKMDKTIVVAIETMALHPIYKKRVKSTTKFKAHDENNVAQTGDRVRIMETRPLSRDKRWRLVEIVEKAR